From a single Marinitoga sp. 38H-ov genomic region:
- a CDS encoding ABC transporter permease subunit yields MKKELLDIKTRAISILIIILILFFSLAPFQKAILGILEENKEVIELYAEKFGALAVVSQLKDWNIYIFTQWFGKNFGQMIPIFAIILAFPLFSKEIENGTMEFLLVRKSRDYVFYSKVFSSLIVGFSLIIIGSILPIIYSFFVGKYFLNEYALKYIVHGLITVWFWNNITVFFSIIFNDQVKPILSSAGLLTITTALGFIKPLKWLNTYSYALGGKIFSEGKINLVYSGSLFVIGGFILLASYYVFKNKEI; encoded by the coding sequence ATGAAAAAAGAATTATTAGACATAAAAACTAGAGCAATTAGTATTTTAATAATTATTTTAATACTGTTCTTTTCATTAGCTCCTTTTCAAAAAGCAATACTCGGAATATTAGAAGAAAATAAAGAAGTAATTGAATTATATGCAGAAAAATTTGGAGCATTAGCTGTAGTATCTCAATTAAAAGATTGGAATATATATATATTCACACAATGGTTTGGAAAAAATTTTGGCCAAATGATACCTATTTTTGCAATTATTTTAGCATTTCCCCTTTTTTCAAAAGAAATAGAAAATGGAACTATGGAATTCTTATTAGTTAGAAAATCTCGTGATTATGTATTTTATTCAAAAGTATTTTCAAGTTTAATTGTTGGTTTTAGTCTAATCATTATTGGTAGTATATTACCAATAATATACTCTTTCTTTGTTGGAAAATATTTTTTAAATGAATATGCATTAAAATATATTGTTCATGGTTTAATTACTGTATGGTTTTGGAATAATATTACAGTATTCTTTTCAATTATATTTAATGATCAGGTTAAACCAATATTATCATCTGCTGGATTATTAACAATAACCACTGCGCTTGGATTTATAAAACCATTAAAATGGTTAAATACATATAGTTATGCATTAGGTGGAAAAATATTTTCTGAAGGGAAAATAAATTTGGTATATTCAGGAAGTTTATTTGTTATTGGTGGATTTATACTATTAGCAAGTTATTATGTATTTAAAAACAAAGAAATTTAA
- a CDS encoding GntR family transcriptional regulator has product MWFYIDFHSHIPVYEQIKNKIKEKIAKNEIKENEYIPSIRVLAKEIGVNLNTVARAYRELEQEGIIQSIRGSGYVVIGINKDEMINDIMEEFKKVALSAKNLKIEKEKLFEIIGEIYD; this is encoded by the coding sequence ATGTGGTTTTATATAGATTTTCATTCACATATTCCTGTGTATGAACAAATAAAAAATAAGATAAAAGAAAAAATTGCAAAAAACGAAATAAAAGAAAATGAATATATTCCATCTATTAGAGTTTTAGCAAAAGAAATTGGAGTAAATTTAAATACTGTAGCAAGAGCATATAGAGAATTAGAACAAGAAGGAATTATTCAATCAATTAGAGGATCTGGATATGTTGTTATTGGAATAAATAAAGATGAAATGATTAATGACATAATGGAAGAATTTAAAAAAGTAGCATTATCTGCAAAAAATTTGAAAATAGAAAAAGAAAAACTGTTTGAAATTATAGGTGAAATATATGATTAA
- a CDS encoding ABC transporter ATP-binding protein has protein sequence MILKVDNLVKKYGDLIAVNNISFEITDGEIFGLLGPNGAGKTTTLKCILGLRKNDSGNIHINGKIAYLPEKKELYKRYTIEKMIEITNSTTYNFSKEKAYNLINEFKLDKKTKISNLSHGMLTQLYIALTLAQDADLYILDEPTWGLDPIMRNNILDLIRELTYNGKSVLYTSHILSEVEKIADRIAIMSKGIILENDYLDDIKKKYSAITLPKNKKINGYLWKKLENENVWIVKNKDGEKVTIDDIFEAIVKGEWE, from the coding sequence ATGATATTAAAAGTTGATAATTTAGTAAAAAAATATGGGGATTTAATAGCTGTAAATAATATATCTTTTGAAATTACAGATGGAGAAATTTTTGGACTATTAGGTCCAAATGGAGCTGGTAAAACCACTACATTAAAATGCATATTAGGCTTAAGAAAAAATGATTCTGGTAATATACATATTAATGGAAAAATTGCTTATTTACCAGAAAAAAAAGAGTTATACAAAAGATATACTATAGAAAAAATGATAGAAATAACTAATTCTACTACATATAATTTTTCAAAAGAAAAAGCATATAATTTAATAAACGAATTTAAATTAGATAAAAAAACAAAAATATCTAATTTATCTCATGGAATGCTAACTCAATTATATATAGCATTAACTCTTGCCCAAGATGCTGATTTATATATTTTAGATGAACCAACCTGGGGATTAGATCCTATAATGAGAAATAATATATTAGATTTAATACGGGAATTAACATACAATGGAAAAAGTGTGTTATACACTAGTCATATACTATCAGAAGTAGAAAAAATTGCAGATAGAATTGCAATAATGTCAAAAGGAATAATATTGGAAAATGATTATTTAGATGATATAAAAAAGAAGTATTCAGCTATAACATTACCAAAAAACAAAAAAATAAATGGATACCTTTGGAAAAAATTAGAAAATGAAAATGTATGGATTGTAAAAAACAAAGATGGAGAAAAAGTTACTATTGATGATATATTTGAAGCTATTGTAAAGGGGGAATGGGAATGA